A genomic stretch from Marinimicrobium sp. C6131 includes:
- a CDS encoding M15 family metallopeptidase — protein sequence MKRRDLLVGFVSGVGFTAGNAYLWQMAENSSQAREMLAEDGYDLDGDPFALVDGEEGIGAPVTPPASRVRATVADAVDLPSLDALTEERSIQSSSLVEAVEQNLAQADRESCCNDHNHASAGSGQIAEGDAHARVLEKVRNFNGDFIDDIFLTETEKPVLHSLFVRLKRAERLVGHGNYNLLSFDELFKYGKRFSEVGAFTPAEFQMIEKLFFTEAKKYGFYGEKVTTELTAKIPPRETIKIPYSGHYLLRGDSEAYYDKLRRDIGDSVILTSGVRGNVKQMHLFVAKCLESNYNLSKASRSLAPPGHSYHGIGDFDVGRVGWGYSNFTDKFAETDEFKRMQDLGYVQIRYTKDNHYGVRFEPWHIKVV from the coding sequence GTGAAACGTAGAGATTTACTGGTTGGCTTTGTATCCGGGGTTGGCTTTACCGCCGGCAACGCGTACCTCTGGCAAATGGCGGAGAATAGCAGCCAGGCTCGTGAGATGCTGGCGGAAGACGGCTACGACCTGGATGGGGATCCGTTTGCCCTCGTTGACGGTGAAGAGGGGATCGGTGCGCCGGTGACGCCCCCGGCCTCGCGGGTTCGCGCCACGGTGGCCGATGCCGTTGATCTGCCGTCACTGGATGCATTGACCGAAGAGCGCTCGATTCAGAGCAGCTCCCTCGTGGAAGCGGTCGAGCAGAACCTGGCCCAAGCGGACCGCGAGAGCTGCTGTAATGACCACAATCACGCGAGCGCCGGGTCGGGGCAGATTGCCGAAGGCGACGCACACGCTCGGGTGCTGGAAAAAGTCCGGAACTTCAATGGCGATTTCATTGACGATATCTTCCTGACCGAAACGGAAAAGCCGGTTCTGCATTCGCTGTTTGTGCGGCTGAAGCGGGCCGAGCGCCTGGTCGGGCACGGCAACTACAATCTGCTGAGCTTTGACGAGCTGTTCAAATACGGTAAACGGTTTTCGGAAGTGGGAGCCTTCACCCCCGCCGAGTTCCAGATGATTGAAAAGCTGTTCTTCACCGAGGCCAAAAAATACGGCTTCTATGGTGAAAAAGTCACCACAGAGCTGACCGCCAAGATCCCTCCACGAGAAACCATCAAGATTCCCTATTCCGGCCACTATTTGTTGCGGGGTGACTCGGAGGCTTACTACGACAAGCTGCGCCGGGACATTGGAGACAGTGTCATCCTGACCTCCGGGGTGCGGGGCAACGTGAAACAGATGCACCTGTTCGTGGCCAAGTGCCTGGAGTCCAATTACAACCTCTCCAAGGCGTCGCGCTCACTGGCGCCGCCGGGCCACAGCTACCACGGAATCGGCGACTTTGATGTAGGCCGGGTGGGGTGGGGCTACTCCAACTTCACCGACAAGTTCGCGGAAACCGATGAGTTCAAGCGAATGCAGGACCTGGGCTACGTACAGATCCGCTACACCAAGGACAACCACTACGGCGTCCGCTTCGAGCCCTGGCATATCAAGGTCGTGTGA
- a CDS encoding FKBP-type peptidyl-prolyl cis-trans isomerase: protein MSISNNSVVSFHYTLTDSDGKQLDQSNDERGPLTYLHGAGNIIPGLEKQLEGKNVGDKLTAKVPAAEAYGERSDNLIQELPANMFTGVEKVEVGMEFQAQTEQGTQIVRVAAVEGDTVTIDANHPLAGVDLNFDVEVTEVRDATEEEISHGHVHGPEGHEH, encoded by the coding sequence ATGAGCATTTCCAACAACAGCGTCGTCAGCTTTCACTACACCCTGACCGACAGCGATGGCAAGCAGTTGGACCAGTCCAATGACGAGCGTGGTCCGCTGACTTACCTGCACGGCGCTGGCAACATCATCCCCGGCCTGGAGAAGCAGCTGGAAGGCAAGAACGTGGGTGACAAACTGACCGCCAAGGTACCGGCCGCCGAAGCCTACGGCGAGCGCAGCGATAACCTGATTCAGGAACTGCCGGCCAACATGTTCACCGGCGTTGAGAAGGTGGAAGTGGGCATGGAGTTCCAGGCCCAAACCGAACAGGGCACCCAGATCGTCCGCGTAGCGGCCGTTGAAGGTGACACCGTGACTATCGATGCCAACCACCCGCTGGCGGGCGTGGACCTGAACTTTGACGTGGAAGTGACCGAAGTACGTGACGCCACCGAAGAAGAGATCTCCCACGGCCACGTTCACGGCCCGGAAGGTCACGAGCACTAA